The following are encoded in a window of Cydia strobilella chromosome 1, ilCydStro3.1, whole genome shotgun sequence genomic DNA:
- the LOC134743206 gene encoding WD repeat-containing protein on Y chromosome-like, whose product MANESEIVVISTSSRVSDASPSLTVRQRWRNVPLHERCSMADMIVLKNAFQEAFLHKLLPNQFRELLRTQFNLEYDDEEFNILFLKINTNRNGEMEWDELVSHLLLGYFTNDPENQRASLQLAIMGRPTIMRSQHRHPISKICFCPDVAKDRSTTPMQGGYITASRDGQLNWWTLDMTMLRTAYSSSPVLKVRTTWVTDCVCLPDVNMLVTSSTERDLRFYDITAKTFTLKIVITSWEYMICTMYYYFQKDINENCILILGDVGGYVRVLQFSPIERGPFRNEAGKPLQTVRHIDLQRKRALPELRLIEKARVHTDWVRQVSYYSPLHCLMSCATCPDALLMCDLQGSKTHNMFHVDKGIQCFAFDEEAHVLVTGGPDCTVRVWSPFVPAAPNLVLQGHHAGIVALVVQNGGQTIYSLARDRVIKVWDVQGQNCVQTYIDVPSEIGERTPISAVYNPATREFILAAIKIAVLVLDEQLNTNHTDGFTHSRAIAKVLYNPLFKVVITCGLDSIIINWNPLTGKRNVMVRDAHTRLLHGEQIPVEITAACFDPGYQLLCTGARDGSLKTWNFNTGLCLRTLTIEYMCEVTGVFWVEGRIMAIGWNRHVTEFEDTGTATTGKSWETRHSEDVLAAAARMPLSLATSSYNSEMILWKLETGQPYRMFSCTEPMLRIKMQFNKRDLSRAASPGGTGAKRHSSSAHRPSSMSGRGVDTAAAVQKARARRVSTVSLPQRAQAMRHLGVHAMVFLETRPMHMRVASLMLSLENGMVQAWSDHSAGGFQGSFQAVHTAGDYVSALATDAQNNYLFTGTTVGYIKTWLMTNYLVNKEVHVNMPALRLEFPFLWRDRVEGRAKRCVRDQPLPLLLNSYKGHVRCVTTLAYIDEYKLLLSGSSDYSVRVWRLSGEYLQTLGSFQPWNLDVTSVPPDVKKVASFTTMKVFRSGYVSRYVPGQIEIDKLRDITERELRTGTFGAPCADPLLGHHFKLPRRPETQARIVLDDSLQTIPLYAHLRMASTTPIRRPPTPELVRATRLRRAAAAGKKAHFGSTSMEGPQRISSEKRPET is encoded by the exons ATGGCAAATGAGAGCGAAATTGTGGTCATATCGACCTCTTCTAGGGTGTCGGACGCATCTCCGTCGCTAACAGTGCGTCAGCGGTGGCGCAACGTACCCTTGCACGAGCGCTGCTCTATGGCCGATATGATAGTACTCAAGAACGCTTTCCAAGAGGCTTTCCTGCACAAATTGCTACCGAATCAATTCAGGGAGCTTTTGAGGACCCAGTTTAACTTAGAATACGATGATGAAGAGTTCAATATATTGTTTCTGAAG ATAAACACGAACCGTAACGGCGAGATGGAATGGGACGAGCTAGTATCGCACCTGCTGCTGGGTTACTTCACCAACGACCCTGAGAACCAGCGCGCGTCGCTGCAGCTCGCTATCATGGGGCGACCCACCATCATGCGCTCGCAGCACCGCCATCCCATATCCAAGATATGCTTCTGTCCTGATGTTGCAAAG GATCGCAGCACGACTCCAATGCAGGGCGGATACATTACCGCGAGCCGCGACGGGCAACTCAACTGGTGGACGCTGGACATGACGATGCTTCGCACCGCTTATTCATCCAGCC CTGTCCTGAAAGTGCGCACTACATGGGTGACGGACTGCGTGTGCCTTCCCGACGTGAACATGCTGGTGACTAGCTCAACGGAGCGTGATCTGCGCTTCTACGACATCACGGCCAAGACCTTCACACTCAAAATCGTCATCACCAGCTGGGAGTACATG ATATGCACGATGTACTACTACTTCCAAAAGGACATAAACGAGAATTGCATCCTGATTCTCGGAGACGTTGGTGGATATGTGCGAGTTCTGCAGTTCTCTCCAATCGAGCGTGGACCTTTCCGGAATGAAGCTGGAAAACCGTTGCAGACCGTGCGACATATTGATCTACAACGGAag CGCGCGCTACCAGAACTGCGCTTGATTGAAAAAGCTCGGGTCCATACAGATTGGGTGCGACAAGTTTCATACTACTCGCCGCTGCACTGTCTCATGTCCTGTGCCACGTGCCCCGACGCACTGCTTATGTGTGACCTGCAGGGCTCCAAGACACACAACATGTTCCATGTCGATAAG ggtATCCAATGCTTCGCGTTTGACGAGGAAGCCCATGTACTAGTGACAGGCGGGCCAGACTGCACGGTGCGCGTGTGGAGCCCCTTCGTTCCTGCCGCACCTAACTTGGTTCTCCAGGGTCACCATGCGGGCATCGTTGCCCTCGTGGTGCAGAACGGTGGGCAGACCATCTATTCGCTGGCGAGAGACAGGGTTATCAAGGTCTGGGATGTTCAAGGGCAAAATTGTGTTCAG ACATATATAGACGTGCCGTCTGAAATCGGCGAGCGTACCCCGATCTCAGCCGTCTACAATCCAGCTACGCGAGAGTTTATTCTGGCAGCCATCAAGATTGCAGTTCTGGTATTGGATGAACAACTAAATACCAACCATACGGATGGCTTTACGCATTCGAGAGCGATTGCGAAGGTGCTCTACAACCCGCTCTTTAAAGTGGTAATCACTTGTGGGTTGGACAGCATCATTATCAACTGGAACCCGCTAACTG GGAAACGCAACGTGATGGTGAGGGATGCACATACCCGGCTACTGCATGGCGAGCAGATCCCTGTGGAGATCACTGCCGCCTGCTTCGACCCCGGTTACCAGCTGCTGTGTACCGGCGCTAGAGATGGTTCGCTTAAG aCTTGGAATTTTAACACTGGATTGTGTCTGAGAACCTTGACGATTGAGTACATGTGCGAAGTTACCGGCGTGTTCTGGGTTGAAGGACG CATTATGGCAATTGGGTGGAATCGACACGTGACAGAGTTTGAGGACACTGGCACAGCCACAACGGGAAAGTCTTGGGAGACGCGGcacagtgaggatgtcctggcCGCGGCGGCGCGTATGCCGTTATCACTTGCTACCAGCTCCTATAACTCCGAGATGATACTATGGAAGTTGGAGACTGGTCAGCCCTACAG AATGTTCTCGTGTACGGAGCCCATGCTGCGCATCAAGATGCAATTCAACAAGCGCGATTTAAGCCGCGCTGCTAGTCCCGGCGGCACGGGTGCAAAACGGCATTCATCGTCCGCGCACAGGCCCAG CAGTATGAGTGGACGCGGCGTGGACACGGCAGCAGCGGTGCAGAaggcgcgcgcgcgccgcgtgTCTACCGTCTCGCTCCCGCAGCGGGCGCAGGCTATGCGTCATCTCGGCGTGCATGCCATGGTCTTCCTCGAGACTCGGCCTATGCACATGCGCGTTG CATCACTGATGTTGTCCCTCGAAAACGGTATGGTGCAAGCTTGGTCAGACCACTCAGCCGGCGGGTTCCAGGGATCTTTCCAAGCCGTGCACACAGCTGGTGACTACGTCTCTGCGTTGGCCACTGACGCGCAAAACAACTACCTCTTCACTGGCACTACTGTGGGATACATTAAGACATGGCTTATGACGAATTATCTTGTCAATAAGGAG GTACACGTCAACATGCCAGCTCTCCGCCTCGAGTTTCCGTTTCTGTGGCGTGACCGCGTCGAGGGTCGCGCCAAGCGTTGTGTGCGCGATCAGCCTCTGCCCTTGCTGCTGAACAGCTACAAAGGTCACGTGCGTTGCGTCACTACCCTCGCCTATATCGACGAGTACAAGCTATtgcttag TGGCAGTTCAGACTACAGCGTTCGAGTCTGGCGTCTTTCCGGCGAGTACCTACAGACCCTGGGATCCTTCCAGCCCTGGAACCTGGACGTGACCTCTGTGCCACCTGATGTCAAGAAAGTTGCGAGCTTTACTACTATGAAG GTCTTCCGCAGCGGATACGTGTCGCGCTACGTGCCCGGCCAGATCGAGATCGACAAGCTGCGCGACATCACGGAACGCGAGCTGCGCACGGGCACGTTCGGCGCGCCGTGCGCAGACCCGCTGCTCGGGCACCACTTCAAGCTGCCGCGCCGGCCGGAGACGCAGGCGCGGATTGTGCTCGATGATTCTCTGCAGACG ATCCCGCTATACGCGCATCTGCGCATGGCATCCACCACCCCGATACGTCGGCCGCCCACTCCGGAGCTGGTGCGCGCCACGCGCCTgcgtcgcgccgccgccgccggcaaGAAGGCCCATTTCGGCTCCACTTCTATGGAGGGGCCCCAGAGGATTAGCTCGGAAAAGCGCCCGGAAACTTGA
- the LOC134743220 gene encoding small ribosomal subunit protein bS21m, translated as MQLTLRLLANRHPSFIARTVFVKNNNVDDACRLVNRILGKEGILEQFRLTRYYEKPFQTRRRINHEKCKAIYNEDMERKIQFVLRKNRHEPFPGCH; from the exons atgcAATTAACATTAAGGCTGTTGGCTAACAGACATCCGTCCTTCATTGCCAGGACGGTATTTGTGAAGAACAACAACGTAGACGATGCTTGCAGGCTGGTCAACAGAATCTTGGGCAAAGAAGGCATCTTGGAGCAGTTCAGGCTAACCAGATACTATGAGAAACCTTTCCAG acGAGACGACGAATCAACCATGAAAAGTGCAAAGCGATCTACAATGAAGATATGGAGAGGAAAATTCAATTTGTGCTCCGCAAGAACAGACATGAACCCTTCCCTGGATGCCACTGA
- the LOC134743215 gene encoding out at first protein — protein sequence MKLFILTFLLYFLISPSNLQLLINVRNQGGDVVQETITANVSEDTVTLEFLRTDGVFVSQIVDFANEVEAMKVVIPAEEELGQTGVQTLCFLTHAAQADFIAPDAMAKLRQKNPGTVRVAEEARGWRQTTATASGARAVALLSSPAARHCAQARDKVYLRQADLARWAPRPGLDQSSYGSLVTPFPARALDTDGAALPPCVSETDRGKECICHLEVCVNWYPCGLKYCKGKPQGGLSYRCGIKTCHRCYRYHFYVQFRHNCYNYT from the exons atgaagttatttattttaacttttctaCTCTATTTCCTTATTTCCCCTTCTAATTTGCAACTTCTCATCAATGTAAGAAATCAG GGCGGCGATGTGGTGCAGGAGACCATCACGGCGAACGTGTCGGAGGACACGGTGACGCTGGAGTTTTTGCGGACGGACGGCGTCTTCGTCTCGCAGATCGTCGATTTCGCTAAT GAAGTGGAGGCCATGAAGGTGGTGATCCCAGCAGAGGAGGAGCTGGGGCAGACTGGTGTGCAGACCTTGTGCTTCCTGACACACGCTGCGCAGGCTGACTTTATTGCACCCGATGCCATGGCCAAGCTGAGacag AAAAACCCAGGTACGGTCCGAGTAGCAGAGGAAGCCCGTGGCTGGAGACAGACCACGGCCACGGCATCAGGCGCACGCGCCGTTGCGTTGCTGTCCTCACCTGCTGCTCGGCACTGTGCACAAGCTAGGGACAAGGTGTACCTGCGCCAGGCTGATCTGGCGCGCTGGGCGCCTAGACCAG GCCTAGATCAATCGTCGTACGGCAGTCTAGTGACACCGTTCCCAGCGCGCGCCCTGGACACGGATGGCGCCGCGCTGCCGCCCTGTGTGAGCGAGACCGACAGGGGGAAAGAGTGCATCTGTCACTTGGAG GTCTGTGTAAACTGGTACCCTTGTGGTCTCAAGTACTGCAAGGGCAAGCCACAGGGAGGTTTAAGCTACCGCTGCGGCATCAAGACCTGCCACCGCTGTTACCGCTACCATTTCTATGTACAG TTCCGGCACAACTGCTACAACTACACGTGA
- the LOC134740555 gene encoding uncharacterized protein LOC134740555 gives MSAYAAVVYSKVIQPDGEVKISLIMAKTKISPLKKQLTLPRLELSAALLLSQLLKHVATAMRIEHNHTYAYSDSKVTLAWILGDPLKWTTFVKNRVIAINNNIDTTWSYVNTKENPADRASRGVTPEKLKEHTLWFQGPTFLHQREWRREHYEVEDTDLETRKSIKCATTTLSEKTQKTEDFILTISKRYSSLRKLISVIAYCRRWLILKNKHVKENLPQYVTHDEREEALTTCIKLSQQLEFPQEIEALRNHTTLKKRSRLLSFTPFLDDKQILRVGGRLKHADLEFLSKHPIILSKNNVLIPLLLNDAHKKTLHGGPQLMTTYLRGRYWLIDAGNTIKTYVRNCFPCAKQKAKTVTQLMGDLPEIRVKPSRAFLTTGVDFAGPVNVRMSPGRTTKTFKAYISIFICMVTKAIHIECVSNMSMEAFMAAFRRFTSRRGFVKEMWSDHGTNFISSSKEILETWRLGKSTIPVELAALLDTEGTKWKFIPPGSPNHGGLWEAGVKSIKFHLKRTLGDATPTFEEFTTLLNQVEACLNSRPLSPLSDHPDDLEPLTPAHFLVGEPLVTIPERDLTQHKTNSLSRWQNIQKMLQIFWRKWQTEFLTRLQERPKWKIRKQEFNVGDLILIKDHRLPPSKWLLGRVVQKHPGQDNVTRVYEVRTATGVLTRSISKLCPLPDVRRKDSAIL, from the coding sequence atgtcagccTACGCAGCAGTAGTCTACAGCAAAGTAATCCAACCAGACGGAGAAGTCAAAATATCACTCATCAtggcaaaaacaaaaatctcaCCGTTGAAAAAACAACTCACTTTGCCCCGTCTTGAACTGAGTGCAGCACTGCTACTGAGCCAACTACTGAAACACGTCGCTACAGCTATGAGAATCGAGCACAACCATACATACGCTTATTCAGATTCAAAAGTAACCTTAGCCTGGATTCTCGGAGACCCGCTGAAGTGGACAACATTTGTGAAAAACCGAGTCATTGCAATCAACAACAACATAGATACAACATGGTCGTACGTGAACACAAAAGAAAACCCTGCAGATCGAGCATCGAGAGGAGTCACACCTGagaaattaaaagaacatacaCTATGGTTTCAAGGCCCAACATTTTTACATCAAAGAGAATGGAGAAGAGAACACTATGAAGTAGAAGATACAGATctagaaacaagaaaatctatcaAATGCGCAACTACTACCTTGTCAGAGAAGACTCAGAAGACAGAAGATTTCATACTTACAATTTCAAAGAGATATTCATCATTGAGAAAACTCATCTCAGTCATAGCCTACTGTAGAAGATGGCTtatcttaaaaaacaaacatgtaAAAGAAAACTTACCTCAATATGTAACTCATGATGAGCGAGAAGAAGCACTTACAACATGTATCAAGCTTTCTCAACAACTAGAATTTCCACAAGAAATCGAAGCTCTGAGAAATCACACAACATTGAAGAAAAGAAGTCGTTTACTGTCATTTACGCCCTTTCTCGATGACAAACAAATCCTGAGAGTTGGAGGAAGATTGAAACATGCAGATTTAGAGTTCCTGAGCAAACATCCAATTATCCTGTCCAAGAACAACGTACTGATACCACTTTTACTTAACGACGCACACAAGAAGACGTTGCATGGAGGCCCTCAACTGATGACTACATATCTTAGAGGAAGATACTGGCTGATTGACGCAGGAAACACTATAAAAACATACGTGAGAAATTGCTTTCCTTGTGCTAAACAAAAAGCAAAGACAGTAACTCAACTGATGGGTGACTTACCTGAGATACGAGTGAAGCCGTCAAGAGCGTTCCTTACAACTGGTGTAGATTTCGCAGGTCCAGTAAACGTGCGCATGAGCCCTGGACGAACAACAAAGACTTTCAAAGCATATATAAGCATCTTCATCTGCATGGTAACTAAAGCAATACATATAGAATGTGTGAGCAACATGTCTATGGAAGCGTTCATGGCAGCATTTAGAAGATTTACATCAAGAAGAGGATTCGTCAAGGAGATGTGGAGTGACCACGGGACTAACTTTATTTCCTCGAGCAAAGAAATACTAGAGACTTGGAGACTTGGCAAGTCAACAATCCCTGTTGAACTAGCAGCCCTACTAGATACAGAAGGCACCAAGTGGAAGTTCATCCCTCCTGGATCACCAAACCATGGCGGATTGTGGGAGGCCGGAGTCAAGAGTATCAAGTTTCATCTTAAGAGAACTCTCGGAGACGCTACACCTACCTTCGAAGAATTTACAACTCTTTTGAACCAGGTCGAGGCTTGTCTGAACTCAAGACCTTTATCACCGCTGAGCGATCATCCTGATGACCTAGAGCCGCTGACACCAGCACATTTTCTTGTCGGAGAACCGTTAGTCACCATCCCGGAGAGAGATTTGACACAACATAAGACAAATTCATTATCAAGATGGCAAAACATTCAGAAAATGCTACAaatattttggagaaaatggcaaACTGAATTTCTAACAAGATTACAAGAGAGACCGAAGTGGAAAATCAGAAAACAAGAGTTTAACGTCGGAGACCTCATACTAATTAAGGATCATAGATTACCTCCTAGTAAATGGCTACTAGGTAGAGTTGTACAGAAACACCCTGGACAAGACAACGTGACACGAGTCTACGAAGTCCGCACAGCAACTGGAGTGCTAACCCGCTCGATTTCGAAGCTCTGTCCACTACCAGATGTGAGAAGAAAGGATTCTGCTATTCTTTAG